Proteins encoded in a region of the Flammeovirga yaeyamensis genome:
- the recF gene encoding DNA replication/repair protein RecF (All proteins in this family for which functions are known are DNA-binding proteins that assist the filamentation of RecA onto DNA for the initiation of recombination or recombinational repair.), which translates to MFIERLYIKDFKSYSEQTVELKEGVNCIVGPNGIGKTNMLDAIYLLSMTKSAFSYTEQQNVRHGEKTFAISGKFIHRDQVDTVICQFQKPKKKFSVNGKDYKKFSDHFGKYPCVLIAPNDTDLLREGSEIRRKYFDSVISQYDKVYLKALIDYQRALLQRNELLKLFAEKRQMPNRDWVAPYDHALLQNGKLINQKRQEFVTKFLPFFEESYSFLSEGREQASIRYKSEFSKDNFEEIYQEAWEKDVVLHRTTKGIHKDDFEFQLSDLSLKKYGSQGQQKSFIIALKLAQHSLLKGTLSKVPILLLDDIFDKLDDNRIKKLLELIKEKKFGQIILTDARPERSKSLMEEINTASHFIEIEHFG; encoded by the coding sequence ATGTTTATTGAGCGGTTGTACATAAAAGATTTTAAAAGCTATTCTGAACAAACAGTAGAATTAAAAGAAGGAGTAAACTGTATAGTGGGACCTAATGGAATAGGTAAAACCAATATGCTAGATGCCATTTACCTTCTTTCTATGACGAAAAGTGCTTTCAGTTATACTGAGCAACAAAATGTGCGTCATGGCGAGAAGACTTTTGCAATTTCTGGTAAGTTTATTCACCGAGATCAAGTGGATACTGTTATTTGTCAGTTTCAAAAGCCGAAGAAAAAATTTAGTGTCAACGGAAAAGACTACAAGAAGTTTAGCGATCATTTTGGGAAGTACCCTTGTGTATTAATAGCTCCTAATGATACTGATCTTTTGAGAGAAGGAAGCGAGATTCGTCGAAAGTATTTTGATAGTGTAATCTCCCAGTACGATAAGGTATATTTAAAAGCCCTTATTGATTATCAAAGAGCCTTATTGCAAAGAAATGAGCTTTTGAAGCTATTTGCAGAGAAAAGGCAAATGCCTAATCGCGATTGGGTAGCTCCTTATGATCATGCCTTACTTCAAAATGGGAAATTAATCAATCAAAAGAGACAAGAATTTGTTACTAAATTTCTTCCATTTTTTGAGGAATCCTATTCATTTTTATCTGAGGGAAGAGAGCAAGCCTCTATTCGCTATAAATCTGAATTTTCTAAAGACAATTTTGAGGAGATTTATCAAGAAGCTTGGGAGAAGGATGTAGTTTTACATAGGACCACAAAAGGAATTCATAAAGATGATTTTGAGTTTCAATTATCCGACTTGTCATTAAAGAAATATGGATCCCAAGGTCAGCAAAAATCATTTATTATCGCTTTAAAATTGGCACAACATTCTCTATTAAAAGGGACGTTGTCTAAAGTTCCAATTTTACTTTTAGATGATATTTTTGACAAATTGGACGATAATAGGATCAAAAAGTTGTTAGAGTTGATCAAAGAAAAGAAATTTGGACAAATAATTTTGACAGATGCACGACCTGAACGGTCTAAATCATTGATGGAGGAAATTAATACTGCATCTCATTTTATAGAAATAGAACATTTTGGCTGA
- a CDS encoding DUF721 domain-containing protein: MAEEKKTVYRFRKRNPIPKKHETIGIGEAMQKFVKTLNKSKSYNQSMLNKVWDEVMGHTIASRTQELRLRGKTLYIKLNTPALRNELNMAREHVVKRLNQRLGAEILSEVKFV; encoded by the coding sequence TTGGCTGAAGAAAAGAAGACTGTATATCGATTTAGAAAAAGAAATCCTATTCCCAAGAAGCATGAGACTATTGGGATTGGAGAGGCGATGCAGAAATTTGTCAAAACTCTAAATAAAAGTAAGAGTTATAACCAATCTATGTTAAACAAGGTTTGGGATGAAGTAATGGGTCATACGATTGCTTCTAGAACTCAAGAACTAAGACTTAGAGGTAAAACCCTCTATATTAAATTAAATACTCCGGCCCTCAGAAATGAACTAAATATGGCCAGAGAACATGTTGTAAAAAGATTAAACCAAAGACTTGGGGCAGAAATACTGTCTGAAGTAAAATTCGTATAA
- a CDS encoding mannose-1-phosphate guanylyltransferase has product MSENKHNYVVIMAGGVGSRFWPYSRESRPKQFQDILGVGKTMIQMTAERFEPVCPKENIFVVTSQAYKDITLEQLPFLSEDQVLCEPMRRNTAPCIAYASYKIGLKDPHANIVVAPADHVILDVPEFQLRVEKALHYAASNDVLITLGIRPNRPDTGYGYIQALNNERLEVLYKVKTFTEKPNEELARAFVLSGDFVWNAGIFVWNVKSIKHAFKTYLDDVDHLFSSVEDKFYTSEESHAIDEIYHQCRDISIDYGIMEHADNVYVMRTDFGWSDLGTWKSLYEQAPKNEEENVLQGNVMAYETFNSIVKTPSDRLVVVQGLENYIVAEYDNVLMICNKDHEQRVKQFLKNAKEQKGEKYI; this is encoded by the coding sequence ATGTCTGAAAATAAGCATAACTATGTTGTTATTATGGCCGGTGGAGTTGGAAGTAGATTCTGGCCATACAGTAGAGAAAGCCGTCCAAAGCAATTTCAAGATATCTTAGGTGTTGGGAAGACCATGATTCAAATGACAGCAGAGCGTTTTGAGCCTGTTTGTCCGAAAGAAAATATTTTTGTGGTGACTAGTCAAGCCTATAAAGACATTACATTGGAACAATTACCTTTTTTAAGTGAAGACCAGGTATTATGTGAGCCAATGAGAAGAAATACAGCACCATGTATTGCTTATGCGAGTTATAAGATTGGTTTAAAAGATCCACATGCAAATATTGTAGTTGCACCTGCCGATCATGTGATTTTGGATGTTCCTGAATTCCAATTGCGTGTTGAAAAAGCATTACATTATGCAGCATCAAATGATGTTTTGATTACTTTAGGTATCCGACCAAATAGACCTGATACTGGGTATGGCTATATTCAAGCATTAAATAATGAACGCTTGGAAGTACTTTATAAAGTAAAAACCTTCACTGAAAAGCCCAATGAAGAATTAGCAAGAGCATTTGTATTAAGTGGAGACTTTGTTTGGAATGCAGGAATCTTTGTTTGGAATGTCAAATCAATCAAACATGCCTTTAAAACATACTTGGACGATGTAGATCATTTATTCTCTTCAGTTGAAGACAAATTCTACACTTCAGAGGAAAGCCATGCTATAGATGAGATCTATCATCAGTGTAGAGATATCTCAATAGATTATGGTATAATGGAACATGCAGACAATGTGTATGTAATGCGTACAGATTTTGGTTGGTCTGATTTGGGTACATGGAAATCATTATATGAGCAAGCACCTAAAAACGAAGAAGAAAATGTATTGCAAGGTAATGTTATGGCCTACGAAACATTTAATTCAATTGTAAAAACACCGTCCGATCGACTTGTAGTAGTACAAGGATTGGAAAATTATATTGTTGCTGAATACGATAATGTTTTAATGATTTGTAATAAAGATCATGAGCAACGTGTAAAGCAGTTTCTAAAGAATGCTAAAGAACAAAAAGGAGAAAAGTATATATAA